One genomic region from Salvia hispanica cultivar TCC Black 2014 chromosome 2, UniMelb_Shisp_WGS_1.0, whole genome shotgun sequence encodes:
- the LOC125206574 gene encoding receptor-like protein kinase ANXUR1, which translates to MATIFVSLLLQVGVVTSYLVSLTPTCVEKLCRRFSLAEIQSATGDFSDDYVIGKGGFAEVYNNRTVLVAIMRRLASNRDQGQGRTEFVAEIETLSKFRHYNLVVLIGYCDEEGEMILVYDYMSNGTLADHLYNLGTSLSWNERLKICIGAGRGLDHLHSGCSIIHRDVKPTNILLDHDFTAKVSDFGLAKHLGHNMSQTHVTTHVKGSFGYFDPSYFTTGRLTKGSDTYAFGVILLEVLSGRPAVEHRLDEDQLCMSTWAQEKIRNGKAGQIVNPYLKGDISEICLKTFVGVVKRCLHHDPKKRLTMSRVVAQLELALEQQERSTHKDVNEVKVDVHVPASPLAETNDITDDSSVIPFGKRSTSMDENEVEVDTLSKAIRVDHTINMLPIYVPSIP; encoded by the exons CTACTTGGTGTCGTTAACACCAACTTGTGTTGAAAAACTCTGCCGTCGATTTTCACTTGCTGAAATCCAATCAGCCACCGGAGACTTTAGTGACGACTATGTGATTGGAAAGGGTGGTTTTGCTGAAGTCTACAACAATAGGACTGTTCTTGTGGCGATAATGCGGCGGCTAGCATCAAACCGGGATCAAGGGCAAGGGCGGACAGAGTTTGTGGCGGAGATTGAAACACTAAGTAAGTTCCGACACTATAATCTAGTCGTTCTTATTGGGTACTGCGATGAGGAGGGCGAGATGATTCTCGTTTATGACTACATGTCTAATGGAACACTGGCAGATCACCTCTACAATCTAGGTACGTCACTCTCGTGGAATGAACGACTTAAGATATGTATTGGAGCTGGGCGAGGTCTTGACCATCTTCACTCGGGTTGCTCTATCATACATCGTGATGTCAAGCCTACTAATATCCTTTTGGATCATGATTTCACAGCTAAGGTTTCAGATTTTGGATTGGCCAAACATTTAGGCCATAATATGTCACAAACTCATGTCACCACTCATGTTAAGGGTTCATTTGGATATTTTGATCCTAGTTATTTCACCACGGGTAGACTCACAAAAGGAAGCGACACATACGCGTTTGGGGTAATATTATTGGAGGTATTGAGTGGGAGACCCGCGGTGGAGCATAGGCTTGACGAGGATCAGCTGTGTATGAGCACGTGGGCTCAAGAAAAAATTCGAAATGGGAAAGCTGGGCAGATTGTAAATCCATATTTGAAGGGAGATATCTCAGAAATTTGCCTCAAGACATTTGTTGGCGTTGTTAAAAGATGTTTGCATCATGATCCAAAGAAGAGACTCACAATGAGTCGAGTTGTGGCGCAACTTGAGTTAGCTCTCGAACAACAGGAGA GATCAACACATAAGGATGTCAATGAGGTGAAAGTTGATGTCCATGTCCCTGCCTCTCCATTAGCTGAAACAAATGACATTACTGATGATTCAAGTGTTATACCATTTGGAAAAA GATCAACATCAATGGATGAGAATGAGGTTGAAGTCGATACGCTATCAAAGGCCATCCGAGTGGATCATACTATTAATATGCTGCCAATTTATGTCCCTTCCATTCCTTAG